A stretch of DNA from Kwoniella mangroviensis CBS 8507 chromosome 1 map unlocalized Ctg01, whole genome shotgun sequence:
AATGGGGCAATGGTAAGGTTggtgtttgatgatgacagaGTACATACGTCATGTCGATCTGTGTATACGCATTCGTTCCGCCAGATATTTCAGCCATCACACCAATCCGGTCTCACGGTTTGATATCTGCTGGTCTGGTCCGTGGTCAGTCAGATAAACACTGTTGATACGAAAAGGGATTTTGCTCTCTCCGGGAGATACGCATTGAACACATTATCAAATCCTGTTCTATGATGATCAATGCATACTCTTCATTGCACTATTACTATGTGTGATTTGCATTCATTCCTACCATTCCCACAAAGTTCCGTAACGTTCATACCCAGATagctttcatctccctaacttcctccccttcctcaACCctgacttcatcttcctcagctaCCGAAACACTATTGACGAATCTCCTCACGTCGTCCATCACGCTCTTCTCTACGCCGTACTCCTTATACACAGCCGAGGCGTCCTGGGTGGGCGAGAGCGACTTGAGTTTATCAAGTAGTGAGACGAGGAGAGGGACGGTGAGGTGGTTGGATGGTGGTGCGCTGAAGGGAGTTAGGGGAGTGGTGTATTCGGGGTGGGATGATCGGGAGAGAAGAGTACGTTGAGCTTGGGTTGGCTAGGTATGAATTTAGCAATTCAGATAATTAGCAAATGAACTTTGAAAAAAAATGTTTAGAAAGCAATACGAATGTATATTTTGTATATTCGATGACCAAGATAGATAGCTGTatatgagatgagattggacGAGAGAACTATACTCACCACGAACTCCCCTGCATCTTGGATCCGTACTTGACCTAACCTACTTAGGTTGTTCATGAATTGAGGATCCATAGCATCTTTGGTGATAGCTAATGCAATAGAATCAACTGATCAGCTGAGAACATGACAAGACGGACACTCAACACAAGAATCGTTTCAGATCAGTGAGGATATGTCATGATGATTATGGTCTGCTGAACCTGTATAACCTACCATCGTCTTTAGCTCCACTAAATTCCACTCTGCCCATTCCACCCCTAGCCATCCCCTtggcatcagcttcagcaccCACATTCGCTCCCCTATCTCCAGGTTGAACTTTGCCTTCTTGCTCCGAGGGAGTCCTCGTCTCTCCTGCTAGACCTTGTTCGAGGTACGTCGGAGCCTCCATCAATGGATCGGGCTCTTGACCATCTGGAGGGGGTTTGGGAGATCCGGGAGGTGGATGTCCGCCATAGGGTAGTGTAGAAGGTTTGACACCTTGCGCTGTGGCTCGGGAGATGtttgatgaggtggtggaggtggggaGTCGACGAGCTgctttggatgatgaggcgCCCATTTTGTATTGCTACCGTCTGGATAGGTCTATGGTCGATTATGGATGAGTTGCAGTCTTCTCGATAGAATAGTGGGATGTGGTACACTTGGGATATCTATACTGTGACGATATTGGATCATTACAATCTAACGGCATTCAGATCGAGAATACCTTGCTCGTATCGAGCTATTCACTTTTAACCCAGACGTCATTATACGAGTGCACCTCCACCATCACGGATCGCAGACGGAGAAGGTAACGATCTCCGGAGTGATAACAACAGCATCACGCCGTCGAgctatattgatgatgatgatgatgatgctagCGAGCACAAGAATGACGATGGCAGACGTATCATCAGTATAGACTAGGTATACACCCTCACCGACAAGCATTTAGATACTATATACGACTATAAGATAGAAACTCCTCAAGATGGGAAAAGcaccttccaaatcatccctcACCCGCTCCTCACCAGTCGGTCCCAAAGCACTTCCATTACCCATCTTTCAGAAATTGAAGGACAAGAGGGTGGTATTGGCTTCTGCAAGTCcaaggaggaaagagatCTTTGCTGCGGCCGTGAGTGTTTCCCCCCTTCATTACGACTGAATCAACATGACTTCATACACGTCAGACATCTATCGTGGAGCAGTGCTGACCAGCATTGATATATTGATTATGCATTATTAGGATTTCCACCCAGAGATTGTCCCTTCGACTTTCGCAGAGGACTTACCGCACTCGAGATTTCAGGGGAGGCTGGCTGACTATCCGATAGCGACTGGTGCAGAGaaggtcagcttgatctcAATCCCGGATGTCACACAAAggatcatagctgatgaacCGGATAACAATGATAGGCAATGGAAGTTTATGAGAGGTTGGTCAAGGAGAATGAGTATGACCCGCCTGATCTGGTGATTTCTGGTGGGTATCACTCTGAAGCCATTTCACTTAGTCGACCACATTGTCAATCTCACTACATCGTCTATAATGGATGATACGGATTTTGGATTCTTAGCTGACATCTTGTGCAACAGCCGATACAGTggtcatcttccctcctgaGAAAGATACAGTCGAAGGTGGACAGTATCACGGTGAGATATCTGAAGTGCTAGAAAAACCAATAAACAAACAtgagcaggtgagttgtgttGCCGCTGTTCCATGTGATCGAAATATCAGATATAACTGAAATCATGCTGATTTGACTCTAGATACGAAGTCTCTCTTCCATGTCAGGTAGACAATGCGAGGTGATCACTGGTGTATCGataggtatgtcagctgtcCCGACCCCTTCGAAGCATCAGCTGATTCCGTTGGGATAGTGTATCCTACGGTAGAAGCTCCAGGATTCAAAGTTCAGTAAGTCAAGCGATGAAGTTCCGCCAATGTTGGTAGAAGGTAGCTAATCAGGCTTTCATATAGATCGATATCGGCTTCGACACTTGTACAATTCTATGATAATTCTGTATGTCATCTCAAAGCTATAACGCATGAAGTGGCTTGAGAAACAGTACAAAGCTAAATCGATTCATTCTTTCGCTGGGCTTCGCAGAAAGAAACTATTCAGGCTTATGTAGATTCTGAGGAAGGTATCGATAGAGCCGGTGGATTTGCTATACAAGTGAGGGAAGGGTTTCTTCTTGTCAGCACACTTCAGCTTGACTGATGTGGAATccattgtatatatctaGTACGAATTGAAAGCTGACAATCTTGTTGTTTTTAGGGACTTGGTGGAGTTTTGatagagaagatagatggtgatTACAATAATTGTGttgggtgagtgatactttCTCCTGTTCGCATTTGATCGTGCGCTTTGGTACATACGTCAGCTAACgacctctcttctcatctcattttAGATTCCCTTCATCTGCATTTTGGAGGTGGATATCTGAGCTAGACTCTGAAGGTGTATTCGACGAAGCGTGGAAGGAGTAATTAACTAGCTCCCAGGATATACAATGATATTTTGGAATTCGACACATTTACCAGTGAGAATATATGATTTTCTGGCCgatcatcacatcatttTACATTGACCACCTCATGCATACCATACGATATACGTTTGCCCCCGCCCCACTGTGGGGATTGAGCGGCTCATCGTCATGTCATCGACATCAAAGCTGTAACAAAATTAAGTCACATTGATTTCGAGTGAAGTTTGATATAGAACGGACGATTCCTCAAGTAAGTAGGTAGGTAGAAATTCATCGATCACATTCTTCGACACCGTCGTCTGAGTTCGATATTAGATATCCTTTACCTACGATCTCCTACCGATGCATATGACACACAAATTTTCTACAAAGACACCTCCCTTTCTTCGACAGCTATCcatttctttctcttctcataTATCGCATGgacttcttctctctctataTACCTGCCTTTCAATCCGCCTCTAGCACTGGGTTTAGCGTCAACCTGCTCATCTTCGTTAACCCTCTCTCCTTGACGCTTGTCTTCGTCCTGATCCATTGTAGATGCGGCCATAAAGGGATCTTGTCTATGTCCTTGGTTTTTATCATTGATCGGTGTAAGGGTATAGACTATCTCCAAAGCAGATAATACGCCTCCATATGCTGAGGATATTCCTGTGTCtataatgatgattgtaCCATTACATCTTGATACGATGTGTTCGAAATTCGGAGTATGACCCTGATATATTATTCAACATCACTTGTCAGTCCTGTGTATACAATCGACCAAAACAAGATGGCACTCGAACCAAAATCACAGTATGGAAATTCTAGGTGGAGCACTCACACCTATTATCCTCCTAACTcccaatttctctttcaactcatccGCCCACTTACATACCTGcccctcttccctctctgcaAGACCTCTCCACCATAAAGGTCCTCCCTCAGCGTACAACTCCGCTTCTTCCCTTGTATGATTCTTCGGTAGACCGCTATACGGATTAGGAGGATAAGGCGGATTCAATGGTGGTGTAAGTGCTTTGGTCAATAGTGATTTACCTAGATCGTTGATGGCATCTGGGTAAGGGAGGAGATTGGGGTATGAGGGTCGGAGTGAACCGTGGGTGAATGATAACTTTGGTGAGGATGGGTGTGGAGATAAAGGGACAGAAGCTGTTATTGAGTAGCTGGATTTTTATAGATGTTTTTCAATCAACTCAATCAGGATGATGTTACATGTTATCGATCTCTCCGCAAAGGAAGACGATATTGAGAGTAGATTATGTTTGACTTtatttcactcacttggCTAACCATTCCGCACCTAACC
This window harbors:
- a CDS encoding septum formation protein Maf gives rise to the protein MGKAPSKSSLTRSSPVGPKALPLPIFQKLKDKRVVLASASPRRKEIFAAADFHPEIVPSTFAEDLPHSRFQGRLADYPIATGAEKAMEVYERLVKENEYDPPDLVISADTVVIFPPEKDTVEGGQYHGEISEVLEKPINKHEQIRSLSSMSGRQCEVITGVSIVYPTVEAPGFKVQSISASTLVQFYDNSKETIQAYVDSEEGIDRAGGFAIQGLGGVLIEKIDGDYNNCVGFPSSAFWRWISELDSEGVFDEAWKE